The DNA segment TAAATTTTGAAAGCTCGTCTGCCAAGGCAATTTGTTTTCTGCTTTTTGCATCGCTTAAAAGCCCATGAGAGCCTATAACAATAGAATTTGAAAAGTTTTTTGGGATATGAAGATATCCGTTTAATTTAAACTTGGCTGAATTAAAATAAATTTTTTTAAAATCTGAGGACATTATTTAACCTTTTTAAATTTATGGGTTCTATATAGATAAATTAATAAAAGTGATTATCATTAACATAAAATTGGACTTTTTATTTAAAAGAATACTATATAGAACATTTATTTTTAAAATTAAAGATGTGGAGGATAATTTGGTTTGTATAGGGTTTAAAACCGCGGGCAGAAAGATTTGTATAACCCCGCGGTCCATGCTCAGACTTTTTGGTTTAGAGATTTGATTTAACTAAAAATTAACAATTAAGCTGAAAAGGAAAAAAAATGAGCAACAATAGAATAATTATATTTGATACTACTCTAAGGGACGGGGAACAATCTCCCGGGGCAACTATGAATATTGCCGAAAAAGTAAGAATTGCAAACAGACTTGAAGAGCTTGGAGTAGATGTTATTGAAGCTGGGTTTCCAGCAGCATCTGACGGAGATTTTGAAGCAGTGTCAGAAATTGCAAAAAATTCAAAAAAAGCCCAGATTGCAGGACTTTGCAGGGCAAACAATTCTGACATAGAAAGAGCCTGGGAAGCTGTTAAGCACGCAAAATACCCAAGACTGCACACTTTTATTGCAACTTCAGATCTTCATATGAAATACAAACTTGAGATGGAACCTGAAAAAGTTCTTGAAAAAGCTGTTGAAGCAGTAAAATATGCCAAAACTTTTACTGATAATGTGGAGTTTTCAGCTGAGGATGGTTCAAGAAGTGATAAGGATTTCTTGTGCAGGGTGGTTGAAGCTGTAATAGATGCCGGTGCTACCACTGTAAATATTCCAGACACGGTTGGTTATGCACTTCCAGACGAATATGGAGCCCTTATCAGTTACATAATGGATAATGTAACAAATATTAGTAAAGCCGTAATAAGCGTTCATTGCCACAACGACCTTGGACTTGCCACTGCAAATACACTTTCAGCAGTCAAAGCCGGAGCAAGACAGGTTGAGGTTACAATAAACGGAATAGGGGAAAGAGCAGGAAACACCTCCCTGGAAGAATTTGTAATGACTCTTAATACAAGAACTGAAGATTTGGGCTATACTACAGGTATAGATACCACAAAAATTTATCCAACAAGCAGACTTGTGTCAATGATTACAGGAATTATGGTTCAGCCAAATAAAGCAATAGTTGGTGCAAACGCCTTTGCCCATGAATCTGGAATTCATCAAGACGGTATTTTGAAAAATCCCATGACCTATGAAATCATGAAGCCTGAAACAATAGGTTTAAGATCCAATAAAATGGTTTTGGGTAAGCATTCAGGAAAAGCTGCTGTAAAATCAAGGCTTGAATCCATGGGATATAAGCTTACAGATGATGAAATAGCTGTGGTTACAAAAGAATTTAAATCCCTTTGTGACAAGAAAAAGGAAATTCTTGATGAAGACCTTGAAGCCCTTGTAAATGAAGGTATTTTAAGAATTGAAGATGTTTATAAGCTTGAGTATATTCATGTTTCTACAGGAACTACAATCTTTCCTACAGCAAGTATAAAGCTTCTTGTAGAAGGAGTTGAAAAAATAGAATTCAGTGAAGGAACCGGCCCAATTGATGCAGTTTTCAATGCCATCTCAAAAATTACAGGAAAAAAGCCTGAACTTTTAAGATATTCAATTACAGCCCTTACAGGCGGTACAGATGCTCAGGGTGAAGTTACTGTAAGACTTAAAGATGAAAATGGGAAAATTGCACTTGGAAAAGGAGCTCATCCAGATATTCTTACAGCCAGTGCAAGGGCCTATATCAACGGTCTTAATAGACTTGTAAAGCTTAGCCTTTCGAGTGTAATTGAAAAAGTTGAAATTTAGATTTAAAATAAAAACATCAAGATTACCCTGGTTTTTTTACTGGGGTAATCTGATTTTTAAAAAAAACTTGTTCCTGCCCAATAAAAAAACATTCCTGAAACAAGTGTAATTCCAAGAGACTTTGTAAACCAGGCAATAATAAAACAAGGGATAAATGCTGCGGTTTCAGCTGAAACAAGACTAAATTCCTTGGTCTGGGGATTTACAAGAAGAGCAGGGAAAAGCAAAGCACTTAAAATTGATACAGGTATGAGTTCAAGCCATTCCACCATAGGTTTTGGAAGTTCTTTTTTTGAAAGATAAAACAAAGGAAACCATCTTGGAATGAAACTGACAATTCCCATTCCAGCAATCAGAAGAAAATACTGGGTATTACTCATCATTTTTAATTAACCTTTTTTTGATAATAACCCCAAGGGAGGCTGCAATAATGGAAGCAATTACTATGTATGAATTTCCTGGAAGAGTCATTGAAAGAAATACAGCTATAAGCCCTGAAATTACTGCCGAAACAAAATAAATTGAACCATTGAGCTGAAAAACCAGAAGGCAGATAAACATGGCAATTAGGGCATAGTCTATTCCAAAAGCTCCTTCGGGAATGAATTCTCCAAAATAACATCCTGCAAAAGTACTTAAAGCCCAGGCTGAGTAAGCAAATAAATTAACTGAAATTGATCGTCTTGGGCCCCAATCACCTTTTTTTAATTTTTGAATATTTACAGCAAAAGTTTCATCCACAATTCCATAGCTTAAAATTGCAAGTTTTTTTGATGAAACATTTTTTAAGTAAACTCCAAGTGATGAACTCATGAGAAGATGTCTTAAATTAATCATAAATACTGTCATTATAATTGAAATAGAGCCAGCACCTGCAGAAATCATGGAAACTGCAATAAATTGCCCGCTTCCTGCAAATACAAAAAGAGACATTGCAATCACCTGGAGGGGAGAAAGCATTGCTTTTTGGCCTAAGACTCCCAGGGCAATTCCAAGAGGAATATAGCCAACGCAAATTGGCCATACTGCACTAAATCCATCTTTAATATAGGCTTTGCCTTGTTTTTTTTCAATTTTAGCTGATAAATTCATAACTCATCTTTATGATTGTTTTAAAAACAAATTAATTTATGTTTAAATTTAAAAATTCAGAAATAGATAACTAACTATATTGATCAAATAAAATCAAGCTATCTTTTGTTCTTAGATAAACAAAAATTCTATCTATTTCATGTTTGGTCTAATTAAAATTTGAATCTCAAGAATAATTAAAGCTGTTAATCATCAAGGGAAAAACAATAAAGATTAGAACAGGCTGAAAATCAGGAGTTTGTTTTAGTGTCAAAAGATTTAAAATTATTTTTTATAAAAATCAGAAGATTGCAAGAGTTAAGTTTGATCCTGAATTTAACAAGTTTTAAGCCCAGCCTGGGTTTCTATTGTTATTCCAGCTCACATGTTTGTGAAACATTTAATTTGAGGTTGATCTCATCTATTTCAGCTGAATGAGCCAGGAGATAGATTATATCATGTGATTTTAACTTAACATTTCCTTTGGGCATGATAATTTTATCGTCTCTTACAATAGAAGTTATCAAAGCTTCAGCACCCAGGTTTAAATCAGCTATTTTTATATTTGCACTGGGAGCATCTTCTACAATATGTATTTCAAACATGTCTATATCACTTTTTGTGATTGAATGAAGTTCTACTGTATAAGGGCTTGTGGGTAAGGGTTTTTCAGCAAGTTTAAATATTTTTGACAGTATCCCAAGAGTTGAACCTTGAATTATACATGAGAGAAATACTGCAAAGAAGATAATATCAAAAACAATTCCGTTTTCATCAAGATTATAGGCGGAGGGATATGTGGCAAGAACGATGGGAACAGCTCCTTTTATTCCTCCCCAGCCTAAAAAAAGTTTTTCTTTGATAGAATATTTGAATGGAATTGTACAAAGAAAAATTGCAACCGGCCTTGCAATAAATATCATAATCAGAGCAATAATCACTCCTTCTTTCCATATATGAATAAATTTACTTGGAAAAGCAAGCAAACCAAGCATGAGAAACAATGAGAGGTTACACATAGTTGAAATACTTTCAAGGAAATTGCTTACCCCCCTTTTTGCTATAAAGTCACTGTTGCCAAGCCAGTAGCCCATAAAAAAGACAGCAATTATTCCATTTGCCTTTGCTAGCTCGGACAAGCCATAGGCAAGAAGAATTACACCTATTAAAAGTACATTGTAGTTTCCCCTGTTTTCAGATTTTAGATGGTCATAAAGAAAAACTGAAATTTTATAAACAGCAAATCCCACACCAGCTCCTCCAAGAAATTGCCAGATCAGGTGTAAAGCTGCGATAGTTGGGGATTGAATTTCTCCGATCATTATTTGAATAAATGTCATTGTTAACAAAATTGCCATGGGGTCGTTTGCCGCAGATTCCACATTTAATGTTGTTGAAATACGGGACTTGATGGGGTTTTGCTTGGTAAGCATAAGTACGGCTGCAGCATCTGTTGAGGAAATAATTGATGCGATCATCATTGAATGTATAAAATTAATTTTAAATGCAAAGTGAATAAATAGACCCAAAACAAGTGCAGTTAATCCAACTCCTAAAGTTGCAAGGGTAAGAGCTGGTCCAGCCACTGATTTAAAGCTGTTTTTTGATACTTGGAACCCTCCTCCAAAAATTATAAAAACCAGTAAAATATCTGCTATTCTTTTTGTTAGAACAGCATCATCAAAATAAAACAGATTTAATACATCACTTCCAACAACAATACCGATTATTATGAATATAATAAGAAGGGGAATTCCGTACTTGGCACTTATTTTAGTTGATAAAATTGATAAAATGATTAAAGCAGAAAAGAAAATTACCATGTATGCAAATCCAATTGAAAAAATAAAGGTCGTTTACCAGCTTTTTAGCTGTTGAATGGTTTTTACCAATCGCTAAATTAAAAGGTTTGTTCCAGTGAAAGGCAAATCCAAAAAGTAAATATAATAATAAATTATTCCATTGGTTAGCAAATTAAATTAAAAAAGTCATTATTTTAAAAAAACAATTATTTTATTTTTTTTAAGAGAGGAGCTTTAGTTTTGATGGTTTCTGAGTGTTTTTTAATAAGTTTTTAAATTAATTAATCCAGGCTAAATCATCCCCATGATTTGATAGATAAGTCTTGCACAGGTAAATTCAGGAAAGTGAAGGTTTTGAATAGGAGACAGCTCAACAATATCAAATCCGATTATTTTTTTTTCTTTTGAAATTTTTTTTATGATTTCAAGGGTTTCATACCACATAAGCCCGCCTGGTTCAGGAGTTCCTGTTGAAGGCATTATGGATGGATCAAGACCGTCTACATCAATT comes from the Desulforegulaceae bacterium genome and includes:
- a CDS encoding AzlD domain-containing protein; translated protein: MMSNTQYFLLIAGMGIVSFIPRWFPLFYLSKKELPKPMVEWLELIPVSILSALLFPALLVNPQTKEFSLVSAETAAFIPCFIIAWFTKSLGITLVSGMFFYWAGTSFF
- a CDS encoding potassium/proton antiporter; translated protein: MVIFFSALIILSILSTKISAKYGIPLLIIFIIIGIVVGSDVLNLFYFDDAVLTKRIADILLVFIIFGGGFQVSKNSFKSVAGPALTLATLGVGLTALVLGLFIHFAFKINFIHSMMIASIISSTDAAAVLMLTKQNPIKSRISTTLNVESAANDPMAILLTMTFIQIMIGEIQSPTIAALHLIWQFLGGAGVGFAVYKISVFLYDHLKSENRGNYNVLLIGVILLAYGLSELAKANGIIAVFFMGYWLGNSDFIAKRGVSNFLESISTMCNLSLFLMLGLLAFPSKFIHIWKEGVIIALIMIFIARPVAIFLCTIPFKYSIKEKLFLGWGGIKGAVPIVLATYPSAYNLDENGIVFDIIFFAVFLSCIIQGSTLGILSKIFKLAEKPLPTSPYTVELHSITKSDIDMFEIHIVEDAPSANIKIADLNLGAEALITSIVRDDKIIMPKGNVKLKSHDIIYLLAHSAEIDEINLKLNVSQTCELE
- a CDS encoding 2-isopropylmalate synthase, which gives rise to MSNNRIIIFDTTLRDGEQSPGATMNIAEKVRIANRLEELGVDVIEAGFPAASDGDFEAVSEIAKNSKKAQIAGLCRANNSDIERAWEAVKHAKYPRLHTFIATSDLHMKYKLEMEPEKVLEKAVEAVKYAKTFTDNVEFSAEDGSRSDKDFLCRVVEAVIDAGATTVNIPDTVGYALPDEYGALISYIMDNVTNISKAVISVHCHNDLGLATANTLSAVKAGARQVEVTINGIGERAGNTSLEEFVMTLNTRTEDLGYTTGIDTTKIYPTSRLVSMITGIMVQPNKAIVGANAFAHESGIHQDGILKNPMTYEIMKPETIGLRSNKMVLGKHSGKAAVKSRLESMGYKLTDDEIAVVTKEFKSLCDKKKEILDEDLEALVNEGILRIEDVYKLEYIHVSTGTTIFPTASIKLLVEGVEKIEFSEGTGPIDAVFNAISKITGKKPELLRYSITALTGGTDAQGEVTVRLKDENGKIALGKGAHPDILTASARAYINGLNRLVKLSLSSVIEKVEI
- a CDS encoding AzlC family ABC transporter permease — encoded protein: MNLSAKIEKKQGKAYIKDGFSAVWPICVGYIPLGIALGVLGQKAMLSPLQVIAMSLFVFAGSGQFIAVSMISAGAGSISIIMTVFMINLRHLLMSSSLGVYLKNVSSKKLAILSYGIVDETFAVNIQKLKKGDWGPRRSISVNLFAYSAWALSTFAGCYFGEFIPEGAFGIDYALIAMFICLLVFQLNGSIYFVSAVISGLIAVFLSMTLPGNSYIVIASIIAASLGVIIKKRLIKNDE